In Haematobia irritans isolate KBUSLIRL chromosome 1, ASM5000362v1, whole genome shotgun sequence, a genomic segment contains:
- the FASN3 gene encoding fatty acid synthase 3, whose protein sequence is MSNIKKIENEIISSPKIENKAKLLRIFPESADDDIVISGMAGKFPNCHNIAEYEQNLYNKIDMIDDDERRWRHFSPEIPKRGGKIYNLEKFDATFFGVHFKQAHTLDPQTRIMMETAYEAVIDAGINPKTLRGSRTGVYVGSCISESEKTWFYEKVSSGGFGITGCSRAMLANRISYSLGLQGPSFLVDTACSSSMYALDCAFSALRSGEIDAAIIGGSNLTLHPYVTLQFARLGVLAPNGYCRPFDKNATGYTRSEAINVLFIQRRRDAKRVYASVVYSKTNCDGYKQEGITYPSGKVQEQLLREFYDEVNITPNDLGYLEAHSTGTVVGDPEECRAIDNILCTQRNAPLLVGSVKSNVGHSEAASGICSLVKACFAFETGKIPPNINFTEVKSEIAPLAEGRLIVVDEVMDLKKPYIGINSFGFGGANAHAVLKAFDRTKTNQGLPADDIPRLVTWAGRTEEAVNVIMDDIAKRPLDGEYTALLHNIQEEDVVGMVFRGYGIFSKNGTEAAITNSREVQHYSGIKRPIVWIFSGMGSQWSEMGASLMVIPQFRQSIERCHAVLLPKGLDLIHILTSNDPTIFDNILHSFVGIAAIQIALVDVLRSLNMEPDYIIGHSVGELGCGYADGGFTAEQMILASYYRGKVSLDIDKIKGSMAAIGIGYSKIVNILPSTIDVACHNGADSCTISGPADDVAKFVAELKAKGVFAKEVPCSNIAYHSRYIAHMGKHLLKYLQETIPNPKQRSAKWLSSSVPKMEWNQPGRNLCSADYHTNNLLNSVLFEETFALLPKDALTIEIAPHGLLQAIVKRSMPNGVHIPLTQRGNKNNELFFMGALGKLFNNGLTFPVANLYPKVEFPVSRGTPGLSSLVRWDHSQDWFVTTYENMKTKSSGERVFTIGLATDDEGYFTGHVIDGKVLVPATCYLQQVWETFSLMFHGPSYMDVPVEFEDVKFLRATHISPNQNVDLTVMIHYGTGNFEITESGALVVTGRISEIENPEIPKPCEISYESDFPMVSRKDFYKELRLRGYHYNGPFRSVREARSDGLYAKVDWQYNWVTFIDALMQIQILGIDSRSLLLPTKIRKLRINGLFHFNEVSNSDPENRYFDVYVDRRGDRIVSGGIELIGLNASPVQRRRPPGIPVLEKYQFLPHLPSPVLSSSDAIRVCVQLSLENTPMLKIKIAEVDTDGRLPTITHFFEAIEDLPQVTGDYILLSNQTLEDLPPAVHVEDGKLSTQTNCQFVVIGGLSGELNESVIAMAAKSLNENGYLVVRERTTSNIDGLVIPANFKMIAVMPLNKDDEVFLLLQHKPRSDLYNEPQVIEVSGDDTEFKWIEEAHQAIARKRPTILYAFNEKLNGLIGLVNCLRKEPDGNIISCFFINDKNAPPFSPTDPFYASQYALGQAINVYCNGKWGTYRHLQLKQDEEACPRNDHIYGNALQKGDMSSLRWLQGPLSSEECGIRIIYAALNFRDVMLASGRLASEIYGLNRLQHSHILGFEFCGINVKTGQRIMSMTANGAVASYVDKTPKLAFNIPDHWSMKEAVTVPVVYITVYYAFFMATDIRKGKSILIHAGSGGIGLAAIRTALAYNMEVFTTCSTPQKKKFLLDTFPQLKESHIGNSRDTSFETMIQIQTNGKGVDFVLNSLSEDKLLASVRCLGTCGHFLEIGKFDMANDSKLGMSCFLKEITFHAVLADRLVSASDEEIATLKRLVETDINSGIIQPLPATVFPAQEIEQAFRYMVGGKHMGKVVLQIREDPNDEYTVPVKVRQQVYFKPNLCYIIPGGLGGFGLELADWMIMRGARKIVLSSRRGLSKDYQSYRIALWKSYGCEISVSTSDITTMDGCAKLLEEANKVGPVGGIFNLAVVLRDAIFENQTKDMFVESFGPKARATQYLDELSRKRCPKLEHFVVFSSVSCGRGNAGQSNYGMANSIMERIIENRVEQGYPGKAIQWGAVGEVGLVADMAEDKIDMEIGGTLQQRISSCLNELDTLLRVPDALVSSMVVAEKRAGRSGSESIIETVMNIMSIRDIKSVSLGTTLSEMGMDSLMAVEIKQALERDFDLVLTPQDLRSLTFQKLNEFEEARKQEGTEAVKMIFTSDSQSRGLELMLRNLGDEAQCEKVLLQLDTAAGATKLQLPPCIIIPGLEGTAGQAWYKIASQMQIRATILQLHTYSEMTTLQEIADAAYEQLKTVLKQSEPFYIVAYSFGSYVALKLAAILEKSGFRGNILLIDGAPHFLTKLTRLHLGENITDLSLYDNLFTSIISQIFPEESKDTISVKFHMLPTLDEKMNVFMKFVEKQELYSADYSIKVVNAMVRRMRIALDYDLDAIDKLNSPITLIRPAEVSLQDIVEDYGLSTITTGKVSVKIIEGNHTTMLDNPILPQIINDNDPSCEEDKYFEGYIRDSK, encoded by the exons ATgtcaaatattaagaaaatcgaaaatgaaatcatTTCATCGCCTAAGATTGAAAATAAAGCAAAACTGTTGCGTATATTCCCTGAATCGGCAGATGATGACATAGTGATATCCGGTATGGCTGGGAAGTTTCCCAATTGCCATAACATCGCTGAATATGAGCAAAATCTCTATAACAAG ATTGATATGATTGACGATGATGAGCGACGTTGGCGTCACTTTAGTCCTGAAATACCAAAACGTGGTGGCAAAATTTATAACTTGGAAAAATTTGATGCTACCTTCTTTGGAGTACATTTCAAACAGGCCCATACTTTAGATCCTCAAACTAGAATCATGATGGAAACAGCTTACGAAGCCGTTATTGATGCCGGCATTAATCCAAAGACATTGCGGGGTTCTAGAACCGGTGTTTACGTCGGATCGTGCATTTCTGAATCTGAAAAAACTTGGTTTTATGAAAAAGTATCTTCTGGTGGCTTTGGTATTACAGGTTGCAGTCGTGCAATGTTGGCAAATCGGATATCATATTCACTTGGTTTGCAGGGGCCATCGTTTTTGGTGGACACTGCTTGTTCCAGCTCTATGTATGCTCTTGACTGTGCATTTAGTGCTCTAAGAAGTGGTGAAATCGATGCAGCAATTATAGGAGGTTCCAATTTGACACTGCATCCATATGTGACTTTGCAGTTTGCCCG tctTGGTGTTCTTGCACCAAATGGATATTGTCGGCCTTTTGATAAGAATGCCACTGGGTATACCCGATCTGAAGCCATTAATGTTCTATTCATACAACGAAGGCGTGACGCAAAGCGGGTATATGCCAGTGTTGTATATTCAAAGACTAACTGCGATGGTTATAAACAGGAGGGCATTACATATCCATCGGGCAAAGTGCAGGAACAACTTTTGCGAGAATTCTATGATGAAGTCAATATTACCCCTAATGACTTAGGGTACTTGGAAGCCCACAGTACGGGTACTGTGGTAGGAGATCCAGAAGAATGTCGTGCCATTGATAATATATTGTGTACCCAGAGAAATGCACCGCTGTTAGTTGGGTCAGTGAAATCCAATGTTGGTCATTCAGAGGCAGCGTCTGGAATATGTTCTTTGGTTAAGGCTTGCTTCGCATTTGAGACAGGCAAGATTCCTCCGAATATCAACTTTACAGAAGTGAAATCAGAAATAGCACCACTGGCCGAGGGACGATTGATTGTTGTCGACGAGGTTATGGATTTGAAGAAACCCTACATTGGCATCAACTCTTTTGGATTTGGAGGTGCCAACGCCCATGCGGTGCTAAAGGCATTTGATAGAACAAAAACGAACCAGGGCTTGCCAGCAGATGACATTCCGCGATTGGTTACATGGGCTGGTCGTACCGAAGAAGCTGTCAATGTAATTATGGATGACATTGCTAAGCGTCCTCTGGATGGCGAATACACAGCGCTTCTACATAACATCCAAGAAGAAGATGTTGTTGGAATGGTATTTCGAGGCTATGGCATTTTCAGCAAGAACGGCACAGAAGCAGCCATTACAAATTCGAGAGAAGTACAACATTACTCCGGCATTAAGAGGCCAATTGTTTGGATCTTCAGTGGTATGGGATCTCAGTGGTCCGAAATGGGAGCATCGCTCATGGTTATACCACAGTTCCGGCAGTCAATAGAGCGTTGTCATGCTGTGTTGCTCCCCAAAGGCTTAGACCTTATACACATCTTGACCAGTAATGACCCCACAATATTCGACAATATTTTGCATTCATTTGTCGGCATTGCAGCCATACAGATTGCTTTGGTGGATGTTCTACGTTCCCTCAACATGGAACCAGACTATATTATAGGCCACTCAGTTGGTGAACTTGGTTGCGGTTATGCCGATGGAGGATTCACAGCCGAACAAATGATTCTCGCTTCGTATTACCGCGGCAAGGTGAGCttagatattgacaaaataaaggGATCGATGGCAGCAATTGGCATTGGATACTcgaaaattgtcaatattttgccaTCTACAATCGATGTGGCTTGCCACAATGGCGCCGATTCGTGTACAATATCTGGTCCTGCAGATGACGTTGCGAAATTTGTAGCTGAGCTAAAAGCAAAAGGAGTGTTCGCTAAAGAAGTTCCCTGCTCCAACATTGCCTATCACTCACGATACATTGCCCATATGGGTAAGCATTTACTAAAATACTTGCAAGAAACTATTCCCAACCCAAAGCAAAGGAGTGCGAAGTGGCTCAGTTCCAGTGTACCCAAAATGGAGTGGAATCAACCTGGACGCAACTTGTGTTCCGCAGACTATCACACAAACAACTTGTTAAATAGTGTCCTATTCGAAGAAACATTTGCTCTCCTTCCCAAAGACGCCCTGACTATTGAGATAGCTCCACATGGTCTGCTGCAAGCTATCGTTAAGCGTTCTATGCCCAATGGTGTCCATATTCCTCTCACTCAGAGGGGTAATAAGAATAATGAATTATTCTTTATGGGGGCCCTCGGCAA ATTATTCAACAACGGCCTTACTTTTCCTGTGGCCAATCTCTATCCCAAGGTGGAATTCCCAGTTTCAAGAGGAACTCCAGGTCTTAGTTCGCTGGTTCGATGGGATCACAGTCAAGATTGGTTTGTGACAACCTATGAGAATATGAAAACGAAATCAAGTGGCGAAAGGGTGTTTACAATTGGCCTAGCAACAGATGATGAGGGATATTTTACCGGACATGTGATCGATGGCAAGGTTTTGGTACCAGCGACCTGCTATCTACAACaggtatgggaaacattttcccTTATGTTCCATGGTCCAAGTTATATGGATGTACCCGTTGAGTTCGAGGATGTTAAATTCTTACGTGCCACCCACATATCACCCaatcaaaatgttgacttaACCGTAATGATTCACTATGGAACGGGCAATTTTGAG ATTACAGAATCGGGTGCCTTAGTTGTTACTGGTCGCAtttctgaaatcgaaaatcccgAAATACCCAAACCATGTGAAATTTCATATGAATCCGATTTTCCTATGGTATCTCGTAAGGACTTCTACAAGGAATTAAGATTACGAGGATATCACTACAATGGTCCCTTCCGATCTGTGAGGGAAGCTCGCAGTGATGGCCTTTATGCTAAGGTCGACTGGCAATATAATTGGGTAACCTTCATTGATGCTCTTatgcaaattcaaattttgggcATTGACTCCCGATCGCTTTTGCTGCCTACGAAAATACGAAAGTTGAGGATTAATGGACTGTTTCATTTCAATGAGGTGTCCAATTCAGACCCGGAGAACCGTTATTTCGATGTCTATGTTGATCGGAGAGGGGACAGAATAGTGTCCGGAGGAATAGAATTGATTGGCCTAAATGCCAGTCCAGTTCAGCGACGTCGCCCCCCTGGTATTCCAGTTCtagaaaaatatcaatttttgccTCATCTCCCCTCACCTGTTCTTAGCTCATCCGACGCCATACGCGTATGTGTTCAACTATCCTTAGAGAATACGCCCATGCTGAAGATTAAAATAGCCGAGGTGGACACCGATGGGCGATTGCCCACTATAACACACTTCTTTGAGGCAATTGAAGATCTCCCACAGGTCACAGGTGACTATATACTCCTTTCCAATCAGACGTTGGAAGACTTGCCGCCAGCAGTGCACGTTGAAGACGGAAAGCTCTCCACTCAAACCAACTGCCAATTCGTTGTCATTGGTGGATTGAGCGGCGAACTCAATGAGTCTGTCATAGCAATGGCTgcaaaatctctcaatgagaatgGTTACTTGGTGGTACGAGAACGCACAACTTCCAACATTGACGGGTTGGTGATTCCAGCAAACTTTAAAATGATTGCGGTTATGCCACTGAATAAAGATGACGAAGTATTTTTGCTATTGCAACATAAGCCCAGATCGGATTTGTACAATGAACCTCAGGTAATTGAGGTTAGTGGAGACGATACCGAATTTAAGTGGATTGAGGAAGCTCATCAAGCCATCGCAAGAAAGAGACCCACTATTCTCTATGCATTCAATGAAAAGTTGAATGGTCTGATAGGTCTGGTGAATTGTCTGCGTAAAGAACCCGATGGCAATATCATCAGCTGTTTCTTTATTAATGATAAGAACGCTCCTCCATTTAGCCCAACGGACCCATTCTACGCCAGCCAATATGCCCTGGGTCAAGCTATCAATGTATACTGCAAT GGTAAATGGGGCACATATCGCCATCTTCAGCTTAAACAGGATGAAGAGGCATGTCCGAGAAATGACCACATTTATGGTAATGCTTTGCAAAAAGGCGATATGTCATCGCTACGATGGCTGCAGGGGCCTTTGAGTTCTGAGGAATGTGGAATCAGGATTATTTATGCGGCGCTTAATTTCCGTGACGTAATGCTTGCTAGTGGACGCTTGGCGTCCGAAATCTATGGCTTAAACCGCTTGCAACATAGCcatattttaggttttgagttttGTGGCATAAACGTTAAGACTGGCCAACGCATAATGAGTATGACGGCGAATGGAGCTGTTGCATCGTACGTCGACAAAACTCCCAAACTGGCATTCAACATTCCTGATCACTGGTCGATGAAGGAGGCGGTTACGGTGCCAGTTGTTTATATCACAGTATACTATGCCTTTTTCATGGCCACTGATATTAGAAAAGGCAAGAGTATTCTAATTCACGCTGGTAGTGGTGGTATTGGTTTAGCGGCCATTCGAACAGCTTTAGCCTATAATATGGAAGTTTTTACTACGTGTAGTACCCCacagaaaaagaagtttttactcGACACATTCCCTCAATTAAAAG AATCACATATTGGTAACTCACGAGACACCTCCTTCGAAACTATGATCCAGATTCAAACCAATGGCAAAGGTGTGGACTTTGTGCTGAACTCCTTGTCCGAGGACAAATTGCTAGCATCGGTGCGTTGCCTGGGAACATGTGGACATTTCCTAGAAATTGGCAAATTCGATATGGCAAACGATAGTAAATTGGGAATGAGTTGTTTCTTAAAAGAAATCACATTCCATGCGGTGTTGGCAGATCGTCTGGTATCTGCTTCCGATGAAGAAATCGCA ACTTTAAAACGATTAGTGGAAACGGATATAAATAGTGGCATAATTCAACCCTTGCCGGCTACAGTATTCCCAGCTCAAGAAATCGAACAGGCTTTCCGGTACATGGTCGGCGGTAAACATATGGGAAAAGTGGTTCTACAAATACGAGAAGATCCCAACGATGAATACACTGTGCCCGTCAAAGTTCGACAGCAAGTATACTTCAAACCGAACTTGTGCTACATCATTCCTGGAGGATTAGGTGGATTTGGACTAGAGTTAGCTGATTGGATGATTATGAGAGGGGCCAGAAAAATCGTACTAAGCTCTAGGAGAGGACTATCTAAAGATTACCAATCATACAGAATTGC GTTATGGAAATCTTATGGTTGTGAAATTTCTGTGAGCACTAGCGATATCACTACCATGGACGGTTGTGCCAAGTTATTGGAAGAAGCGAACAAAGTAGGACCAGTTGGAGGTATTTTCAACCTTGCGGTAGTATTGCGCGATGCCATATTTGAGAATCAGACTAAAGATATGTTCGTCGAATCATTTGGGCCGAAGGCTCGGGCCACACAGTACTTAGATGAATTATCGCGAAAGCGTTGTCCTAAATTGGAACATTTCGTTGTTTTCTCCAGTGTTTCATGTGGTCGTGGCAATGCCGGCCAATCGAACTATGGAATGGCAAATTCTATAATGGAGCGAATAATTGAGAACCGTGTTGAACAGGGATATCCTGGAAAAGCCATTCAATGGGGAGCAGTAGGAGAAGTGGGATTGGTTGCCGATATGGCCGAAGATAAAATTGATATGGAAATCGGTGGCACTTTGCAACAGCGTATTTCATCATGCTTGAATGAATTGGACACCTTACTTAGAGTCCCTGATGCCCTTGTATCCAGTATGGTTGTGGCTGAGAAGAGAGCCGGTCGCTCTGGAAGTGAGAGTATCATCGAGACTGTAATGAACATCATGAGTATTCGGGATATTAAATCAGTTTCCCTTGGCACTACGCTATCTGAGATGGGAATGGATTCTTTGATGGCTGTTGAAATCAAACAAGCCTTAGAGCGAGACTTTGACTTGGTCCTTACCCCACAAGATTTGAGGTCATTGACATTCCAAAAACTAAATGAATTCGAGGAAGCGCGCAAGCAGGAGGGCACAGAAGCcgtgaaaatgatatttacctcAGACAGTCAAAGTCGGGGCTTGGAACTGATGCTGCGAAATCTTGGAGATGAAGCACAGTGCGAAAAAGTGCTTTTACAGTTGGATACGGCAGCAGGCGCTACAAAACTACAATTGCCTCCCTGCATAATAATACCTGGTTTAGAGGGTACCGCTGGCCAGGCTTGGTACAAAATCGCCTCTCAAATGCAAATTAGAGCTACGATACTACAACTCCACACGTATTCCGAAATGACAACCTTGCAAGAAATCGCAGATGCCGCCTACGAGCAACTCAAGACTGTTCTAAAACAGAGTGAACCATTTTATATTGTGGCCTATTCATTTGGCTCGTATGTAGCTTTAAAATTGGCAGCCATTTTGGAGAAATCCGGTTTCAGAGGAAATATTTTGCTAATTGATGGAGCTCCACATTTTCTCACAAAACTTACCAGGCTTCACCTTGGTGAAAACATTACGGACTTAAGTCTTTACGATAATCTTTTTACTAGCATAATCTCCCAGATATTCCCCGAAGAGAGCAAAGACACAATTTCCGTAAAATTCCATATGCTTCCAACGTTGGACGAGAAGATGaatgtatttatgaaatttgtgGAAAAGCAAGAGCTTTACAGTGCTGATTACTCAATAAAAGTCGTGAACGCCATGGTTAGGCGCATGAGAATCGCTTTAGATTACGACTTGGATGCGATCGATAAATTAAATTCGCCCATAACATTAATACGTCCTGCAGAAGTATCGTTGCAGGATATTGTGGAGGATTATGGTCTTAGTACAATCACCACCGGAAAAGTGTCTGTGAAAATCATTGAAGGCAACCATACTACGATGCTTGATAATCCAATTTTGCCGCAGATCATCAATGACAACGACCCATCATGTGAAGAGGACAAATATTTCGAAGGATACATACGAGATTCgaaataa